GACCGGGCGGCCGGTCCTGGTGTGGCTGCACGGCGGCGCGTTCCTCAGCGGCGGCGGCGACCGCTACGGCGCTGCCCGGCTGGTCGACCGCGGCGACGCGGTGGTGGTCACGCTCAACTACCGGCTCGGCGCGCTCGGCTTCCTGGCCGACCCGTCGCTGGGCCCGGAACCGGGCAACTACGGCTTCCTCGACCAGCAGCAGGCCCTGCTGTGGGTGCGCGACAACATCGAATCCTTCGGCGGAGACCCGAACCAGGTGACGATCGCCGGGGAGTCCGCGGGCGGGATGTCGGTGTGCGACCACCTCGTCGCCCCCGGCTCGCGCGGGCTGTTCCGCGCCGCGATCATCCAAAGCGGACCCTGCCAGGCGCAGGCGACGCTGCCCGCCGCGGAAAGCAAGAGCGTCGAGTACACCGCCGCGCGCGGCTGCGCCGACCGCCGGACCGCGGCGGAATGCCTGCGGGCGTTGCCGGTCGGGAAGCTCCTGACCGCACCGGCGTACGGGTCGATCGCGGGCATCGAGATGCCGGGCCCGGTCACCGGCGGTTCGGTGCTGCCCGGGAAGGTTCCCGCGACTCCGATGCCGGTCCTGCTGGGCACGACGCACGACGAGTTCACGTATTTCCTCGCCGAGCAGGCGGCGGCCGGTCGCGAGGTCACGCGGCACGGCTACCCGCAAGCCCTGGCGAACGTCTTCCCGCACGCCGACGCGGTCGCTCGCGAGTACCCGGTGGATGCGTTCAGCGGCAACGCATCGCTGGCGTACGCGGCGGCGGTCACCGATTCGGCGTTCGCCTGCCCGGCGGCGAAGCTGGGCAGCTCGCTCCCGTCCGTGTCGAGGTACGAGTTCAACGATCCGACCTCTCCGGCCGCGGCCGCTTTGCGGGCACCCTTCCCGCTCGGGGCCACGCACACCGCGGAGCTGCCGTACCTGTTCGATTTCGCCGACCAGCCAACCACATTCACCCCGGCGCAGCAGCGGCTGGCGGACCGGATGGTGGACGACTGGACGGCCTTCGTCCGCGGCGCCCCGACCGGGCAGGCGGTCGCGTACCGGCCGGGCGGTTCGCAGCCGCTGACCGGATTCGCCCAAGACCACCACTGCGGGTTCTGGGCTTCTCTACGCTGACCGGATGACCGTGCGCGCCGAAGACCTCGACGAATCCCTCACCTGCGTCTCCGCCGCTCTGGAACCCGTCACCGGCGGCGACTGGACCCGTCCGGCGGGCGACCTCGAGTGGGATTGCCGTTACACCGCAGAGCACCTGGGCGACACGCTCCTGTCCTACGCCGCGCAAGTCGTGAGCCGCCCGTCCGACCGGTACGTGCGCTTCCTCGCCAAAGCCGACACCGACGCGTCCCCGGCCGAACTGCTCGAATTCGCCCTCACCGGCGGGCGTTTGCTCGCTGCCGCAGTACGGAGCAGCCAGCCGGACGAGCGCGCCTACCACCCGACCGGCCGCTCCGATCCGGCCGGTTTCGCCGCGATGGGCTGCGTGGAACTGCTGCTGCACGGAGACGACCTCGCACAGGGCCTCGGCGCCTCGATCGACCCGCCGCGCGACGTCTGCGCGCGCGTTGTCGCGCGGCTTTTCCCCGAGCAGGAGCCGGTTCCCGACGCTTGGGACGCGCTGCGCTGGTGCGCGGGCCGGATCGCCCTGCCCGGACGACCGCGGCGGACCGGCTGGAAGTGGCGGGGAAGCCCGCTCGAGGACCGCTCGATTCCCGAGGAGTGAACACTCCTGCCCGCGGGATGGTCACATCCGGTAGTCTTGACCACCAGGTCGAGAGGCGCTGCAACGGACCGGTGGTCCGCCACGCTCGGCCGGCACCACCATTCCCAAGGGCGCCTCCGTGGACTCATGCGGAGGTGGCGATGACCCAGAACCTGCGGAACCTGCTCGACCAGCGCGTCGTCGTGCTCGACGGGGCCTGGGGGACGATGCTGCAGGGCGCCGGTCTCGCTCCCGAGGACTACCGGGCGGACTGGCTCGAAGGGCACGAGAAGGACGTCACCGGCGACCCGGACCTGCTGAACCTCACGCGGCCGGACGTCGTGCTCGACGTGCACCGCCAGTACCTGGCCGCGGGCGCGGACATCACCACCACCAACACGTTCACCGCCACCAGCATCGGCCAGGCCGACTACGGCCTGCAGGACCGCGTGCGCGAGATGAACCTGCGCGCCGCGGAACTCGCGCGCCAGGCCGCGGACGAGTTCGAAAACCGCTTCGTGGCCGGGTCGATCGGCCCGCTGAACGTCACGCTGTCGCTGTCGCCGCGCGTCGAGGACCCGGCGTTCCGCGCGGTCACCTACGAAGAGGTCAAAGCCTCGTACGCCGAGCAGACCAAGGCGCTCGCCGACGGCGGCGTCGACCTGCTGCTGATCGAGACGATCTTCGACACCCTCAACTGCAAGGCCGCGATCACCGCGGCCCGCGAGGTCGCGCCGCACCTGCCGCTGTGGATTTCGGTGACCATCGTCGACCTGTCCGGGCGCACGCTGTCCGGCCAGACCGTCGAGGCGTTCTGGACCTCCATCGCGCACGCGCGCCCGCTGATCGTCGGCGTCAACTGCTCGCTCGGCGCCGAGGAAATGCGCCCGCACGTGGAGGAACTGGCGAAACTCGCCGACACCTACACCGCGTGCCACCCGAACGCGGGCCTGCCCAACGCGTTCGGCGGCTACGACCAGACGCCCGAGGAGACCGGCGGCATGCTCGGCGAGTTCGCCGGGGCCGGGATGGTCAACATCGTCGGCGGCTGCTGCGGGACCTCGCCCGCGCACATCGCGAAGATCGCCGAGGCCGTCAAGGGCCTTCCGCCGCGGCCGGTGCCCGCGCACGAGCCGAGCACGCGGTTCTCCGGGCTCGAGCCGTTCAAGATCGGCGCGGACACCGGGTTCGTGATGATCGGCGAGCGCACCAACGTGACCGGCTCGGCGAAGTTCCGCAGGCTGATCGAGGCGGGCGACCACCAGGCGGCGGTGGACGTCGCGCTGGAGCAGGTCCGCGGCGGCGCGAACCTGCTCGACGTCAACTTCGACGCCGACCTGCTCGAATCCGAGCGGGAAATGACGACGTTCCTCAACCTCATCGCCACCGAGCCCGAGGTCGCGCGCATCCCGGTGATGATCGACAGCTCGCGCTGGAGCGTGCTGGAGGCCGGCCTGCGCTGCGTGCAGGGCAAGGGCGTGGTCAACTCGATCAGCCTCAAGGAGGGCGAGGGCCCGTTCCTGGAGCAGGCCCGGCGCATCCACGACTACGGCGCCGGCGTCGTGGTGATGGCCTTCGACGAGAAGGGCCAGGCCGACACGGTCGAGCGCAAGGTCGAAATCTGTTCCCGCGCCTACGATCTGCTCACCACGCAGGCGGGTTTCGCGGGCGAGGACATCATTTTCGACCCGAACGTGCTCGCCGTCGCCACCGGCATCAGCGAGCACAACGGGTACGCGAAGGCGTTCATCGAGGCGCTGCCGCTGATCAAGGAGCGCTGTCCGGGCGCGCACGCCTCCGGCGGCATCTCGAACCTGTCGTTCTCCTTCCGCGGCAACAACGTCGTGCGCGAGGCGATGCACTCGGCGTTCCTGTTCCACGCCGTGCGCGCCGGGCTCGACATGGGCATCGTCAACGCCGGCCAGCTCGCGGTGTACGAGGACATCCCGAAGGACCTGCTGGAACTGGTCGAGGACGTCCTGTTCGACCGCCGTCCGGACGCCACCGACCGGCTCGTGGAGTTCGCCGAGACGGTCAAGGGCAGCGGCACCAAGCGCGTCGTCGACCTGTCCTGGCGGGAAAACCCGGTGGCGGAACGGCTTTCGCACGCGCTGGTGCACGGCATCGTCGACTTCATCGAGGACGACACCGAGGAGGCCCGGCAGCAGTTCGCCCGGCCGCTCGAGGTGATCGAAGGCCCGCTGATGGACGGCATGAAGATCGTCGGCGACCTGTTCGGCTCCGGGAAGATGTTCCTGCCGCAGGTCGTGAAGAGCGCGCGGGTGATGAAGCGTTCGGTGGCCTATCTCGAGCCCTACATGGAGGCGGAGAAGGCCAAAATGCAGGCCGAGGGCCGCTTCGACACCTCGCGCGGCAACGGCAAGGTCGTGCTCGCCACGGTGAAGGGCGACGTGCACGACATCGGCAAGAACATCGTCGGCGTCGTGCTGGGCTGCAACAACTACGAGGTGATCGACCTCGGCGTGATGGTGCCCGCGGCGAAGATCCTCGACACCGCGGTGGCCGAGCACGCGGACGTCGTCGGCCTGTCCGGGCTGATCACGCCGTCGCTGGACGAGATGGTGTCGGTCGCGCAGGAAATGCAGCGGCGCGGGCTGAAGCTGCCGCTGCTGATCGGCGGCGCCACCACGTCGAAGCAGCACACCGCGGTCAAGATCGCCCCGGCGTACGACCACACGACCGTGCACGTGCTCGACGCGTCGCGGGTGGTCGGCGTGGTGTCCGACCTGCTCGACACCGACCGCGCGGACGCGCTGGACACCGCCAACCGCGCCGAACAGCAGCGGCTGCGGATCCAGCACGAAAACCGGCACTCGACGCCGATGCTGACGGTCGAACAGGCTCGGGCGAACGCCGAGAAGGTGTCGTTCGACGAGATCCCGACGCCGGAGTTCACCGGCGTGCGGGTGGTCGAGCCGTCGATCCCGCAGCTGCGCGAGATGATCGACTGGCAGTTCCTGTTCCTGGCCTGGGAACTCAAGGGCAAGTACCCGGCGATCCTCGACCAGCCGGTCGCGCGCGAGCTGTTCGACGACGCGAACCAGCTGCTGGACGAGATCATCGAGAACGGCTCGTTCAGCGCACGCGGCGCGTACGCGTTCTGGCCCGCCCATTCCGAGGGCGACGACATCCTGCTCGACGGCGAGTACTCGGACTGGAAGTTCCCGATGCTGCGCCAGCAGACGCAGAAGCCGGACGGCCGCGCGAACCGGTGCCTCGCCGACTACATCGCCCCCGCCGGTTCCGGCGACCACCTGGGCGGATTCGCCGTCGCCATCCACGGCGCGGAGGACCTGGCCGCCCGCTACGAGGCCGAGCACGACGACTACCGGGCGATCATGGTGAAGGCGCTGGCCGACCGGCTGGCCGAGGCGTTCGCCGAGTACCTGCACCTGGAGGCGCGCCGGCGCTGGTTCGAGCCGGACGTGCAGCCGGACCTGGCGGACCTGCACGCGGAACGCTTCCGCGGCATCCGCCCGGCGCTCGGCTACCCGGCGAGCCCGGACCACAGCGAGAAGAAGGACCTGTTCGAGCTGCTGGGCGCCGAGGAACTGGGGATCGGGCTGACCGAGTCGTACGCGATGACGCCCGCCGCGGCGGTGAGCGGGCTGATCTTCGCGCATCCGGAATCGCGGTACTTCACGGTCGGCCGCCTCGGGCGCGACCAGATGGAGGACTACGCCCGTCGGCGCGGCGAGGAGCTGTCCGAAGTGGAGCGGTGGCTGCGGCCGAATCTGGCTTACTGATCGCGTGGTTCCGTCGGCGTTGTGCGCCGGGTCTGGTCCATGAGGGGAACCATGAGGGACTCTGAGTCCCTCATGGTTCCCCTCACGGCAGTTCCGGTAGCAGTGGTGGCGGGCCGCCGCGCTCGGCTGCGGCAGTCGCGAAGCCCGCGCTGGTCTGGCCGACCTGCGAGGGTGGGCGGCGGGGGCTAGTTTCGACGCCGTGGCAAGACTCAGTGTGGTCCGAATCGGACTGGTCGCGGCGCTGGTCCTCCTCGCGGCCGCGGCGGCAGCGGTCAGCGTGGCGGTCTCGGCCTGGTGGTGGTTCCTGGCGGCGCCGTTGCTGGTGCTCGCGGCGACCGGGGTGTACGACGTGATCCAGCGGCGGCATTCGGTGCTGCGGAACTATCCGGTCCTCGGACATCTGCGGTTTCTGCTCGAAAGCATCCGGCCGGAATTGCAGCAGTACTTTGTGGAACGCAACTTCGACGGCCGCCCGTACGATCGCGACGTCCGGTCCATTGTCTACCAACGCGCCAAAGGAACGGCCGCGGAAGAACCATTCGGCACCGAGCGCGACGTGTACGCCGAGGGATACGAATTCCTCGTCCCGTCACTGGCGCCGGTGTCGGTTCCGGAGCACGCGCCGCGAGTCCGGGTCGGCGGGCCGGACTGTACTCGGCCGTACGACATGGCGTTGCTCAACGTTTCGGCGATGAGCTTCGGGTCCTTGTCCAGCAACGCGATCCTCGCGCTGAACCAAGGTGCCGCCCGCGGCGGTTTCGCGCACGACACCGGCGAGGGCGGCCTCTCGGAGTACCACCTGCGGGGCGGCGGCGACCTGATCTGGGAGATCGGCACCGGCTACTTCGGCTGCCGCACCTCGGACGGAGATTTCGACCCGTCCGCTTTCGCCGACAAAGCCGCGCACGACGCGGTTAAATGTGTTTCGTTGAAACTCTCGCAAGGCGCGAAACCCGGGATGGGCGGAGTGCTTCCGGGTTCGAAGGTGAACGCGGAAATCGCCCGGGTGCGCGAGGTTCCGGCGGGCGAAACGGTGGTTTCCCCGCCGTATCACCGCGTGTTCTCGACGCCGCGGGAACTGGTGCGGTTCATTGCCCGGATGCGCGAGCTGGCGGGCGGGAAGCCGACCGGGTTCAAGCTCTGCGTCGGCTCGCGGGTGCAGGTGCTGGCCGTGTGCAAGGCGATGCTGGCCGAAGGGGTCACGCCGGACTTCATCGTGGTCGACGGCGCGGAGGGCGGCACTGGCGCGGCTCCGCTGGAGTTCGCGGATCACCTTGGCACGCCGCTGACCGAAGGTCTGCACATTGTCCACAACGCACTCGTCGGCACCGGACTGCGGGACCGGGTCCGCCTGGGGGCGAGCGGGAAAGTCGCGACCGGCGCGGACGTCGTGAAGCGCCTCATCCAGGGCGCGGACTACACGAACGCCGCGCGGGCGATGATGTTCGCGGTGGGGTGCATCCAGTCTCAGCGGTGCCACACGAACAAGTGCCCGGTCGGGGTCGCGACGCAGGATCCGCGCCGGGGGCGGGCGCTGGACGTAGCGGACAAGACCGAGCGGGTGCGGCGGTATCAGGAGGCTACGGTCGCGTCGGCGCTGCGCATCATGGCGGCGATGGGGGTTTCGGATCCGTCGGAGTTGTCGCCGCAGTTGCTGCGTCGGCGGGTGGATGCGCGGACGGTGCTGTCGTACGCGGAGTGGTACGACTGGCTGGAGCCCGGTCAGTTGCTGGCGGAGCCGCCTCGGGAGTGGGCGGCAGAGTGGGCGGCGGCTGATCCGGATCGGTTCGCTTGACCGCGGACGGTGCTGGCCGTCGGCGGATTCAGGGAAGGCCTTCGCACGCGCACCACGGCTCCCTGCCGCCCGTTGTGGCACGCGGATCGAGGAGATCGCTGAAGCCAACTGGGCGGAGAGGCGGCCGGGTTGCCTGCGTGCTCCGAGGGCTGCCGCGGCGGGGGCGGCCGACCGGATTCCCGGCTTGACGCTCGGTTGTCCGCGACCAGCCTCAGTCGGATTCGCTGTGGGCGGAGGTGGGTTCTGGGCTTGGTGCTCGGTTGTCTGCGACCAGTCTCTGTCGGGCTGGCTGTTCGTGGCGGGGTGCCGGCCGGGTTCCGGGCTTGGCGTGCTGTTTCTGCGGATGGCCTCTTCTCGGCCGGTTGGTGGCCCGGCGGTGGTTGCCGTCGGCCGGGTTCCCGGCTTGACGTGCCGTTCTCGGCGGCTGGCCCCCGCCGGACCCGCTGATGGCGGAGCGGGCGGGCGGCCGGGCGGAGGGCTCGCGGCGCCGCCGACCGGGTGTCCACTGGCGATCCGTCCGGTGATCGGGCACGATCGGTGATCGTGGCTTCGGGAGACGGGCAGGACGCGGGCGACCTCGAGGTATCCGTCCGGTGGCGGGGACCGGCCGCGGTCGTGACCGTGGGCGGGGAGATCGACCTGGTCACCGCGCCGGAACTGGGCGAGTTCGTGGGCGGGGTGCTCGAACGCGAGCCCGGCGTGCTGGTGGTCGACCTGCGCGCGGTCGATTTTCTCAGCTCGTCCGGGCTGCAAGTGCTGGCAGGCGCGCACCGCAAGCTCGACGCGGGCGCGTTGCGGGTCGTGAGCACATCCACGGTCACCTCGCGGCCGTTCACGACCACCGGCCTCGACGAGTGGATCGCGCTGTTCCCCTCGGTCGACCAGGCACTGGCCGGGGTCGCCGGCGCGGGCGGTTGACGATGGACGTGCAGGAGGGCACCCGCGCGCTGAGCTGCCACGGGATCGTGGCCGAACCGGGGGCGCTGCGCGCGCTGCGGCACCGGTTGCTGGCTTGGGCGCTGGAGTCGGGCATTCCGGACGATCGCGCGCACGACATCGTGCTGGCCGGGTACGAGGCGCTGGCGAACGTCGCGGACCACGCGTACCCGGGGGAGCCCGGGCTGGTCGACCTCGACGCGGTGTGCCGGTCGGACAGCGTCGAGGTCGTGATCGCCGACCACGGGGAATGGCGCCCGCCGGACGAAATCGAGGACGACCCGGTGTCGGTCCGCGGACGCGGGCTGCTGCTCGTGCAGGCGACGGCGGACCGGGCAGAGGTACGCACCAGCGCGGACGGCACGGTGGTCACGCTGGGCTGGAAGCTCTGACCGGGTCCCGTTCGTGGTGGTCGCGGTCGGCTGAGAGTGGCTAACTGCTGCATTGGCTAGTGCGGTCAGCGGCTGCTCCCGCCGACCGCGTGGGGCCGGGAGTCCCAGCGCTTCAGGCTGCTAATGCGACGGCTCATGCGGGCCTACCATCCCGGCGTGATCGTCACGGTGATCATGCTGGGCTGGAAGCGCTGACCGGTTCGCTCGCTGCGGTGCGGTGCGCGCGGTCGGTTGAGAGCGGTTCACTGCTGCGTTGGTTGGGGCGGCAAGCGGTTGCTCGCTTGGACACGAGTGTGCCCCGGACTTCAGCCCGCCGGCGCGACGGTTCATACGAGCTGCCAATCCCGGCATGAGCGTCGCGGTGGTCATGGCGGACTGGAAGCTTTAACCGGCTCAGCCACTGCGGCACAGTGGCCGAGCCGGGTTGGCGGGTGCGCCGAGCGCAGCTCACGGGTTCGGTGACTTCCGGCTGCCGATGCGACGGCTCCTGTGGGCCGAACACCCCGGCATGAGCGGCGCGGCGGAACTCAGCTCACCGGTTCCGCGGCTCGGCGGCGCAGCAGGTATCGCTGGACTTTCCCGCTCGGGTTGCGGGGCAGGTCCGGGATGAACTCCACTCGCCGCGGGTATTTGTACGGTGCGGCAAGGGATTTGGCGAAGTCCTGCAGTTCCTTCACTTTCGCGTCGTCGGCGGGAACGCCCTCGTTGAGGACCACGTAAGCGGCGACGATCGAACCCCGCGCGTCGTCGGGGGCGGCGACGACCGCGCATTCCAGGACATCCGGGTGGCGCAGCAGCACTTCCTCCACCTCGGGGCCGGCGATGTTGTAACCGGACGAGACGATCATGTCGTCGCTGCGGGCGCGGTAGTGGAAGTAGCCGTCGGAGTCGCGGACGTACGTGTCGCCGGTGAGGTTCCAGCCGTCCTCGACGAAGACGGTTTGGCGGTCGTCGGCCAGGTAGCGGCAGCCGGTCGGGCCTTGGACGGCCAGGCGGCCGGGGGTGCCGTCGGGGACGGGGCGGCCGTTGTCGTCGACGATTCGCGCGCGGTAGCCGGGTACGACGCGGCCGGTCGCTCCGGGGCGGGCGTCCTCGTCGGCGGCCGAGATGAAGACGTGCAGCATTTCGGTGCTGCCGATGCCGTCGATGAGCCAGTGGCCGGTCGCCTCGTGGAAGTCGGTCGCGACGGATTCTGGCAGCGCCTCGCCCGCCGACACCGCGCGGCGCAAGCCGGACAGCAGCGGGCGGCGGTCGGAGGCCAGGATCGCGCGGTACGCGGTGGGCGCGGTGAACAGGACCGTCACGTGATGTTCGGCGACGAGGTCGGCGAGTTCGGTCGGGGTGGCGCGCTCGATGAGCAGCGTCGCGGCGCCGGCGTGCAGCGGGAAGACCAGCAGGCCGCCGAGGCCGAAGGT
The nucleotide sequence above comes from Amycolatopsis sp. AA4. Encoded proteins:
- a CDS encoding AMP-binding protein, with protein sequence MQLQPSAHVDTFCRDHLPPFEQWPQLWFDLPELQYPDRLNAATRLLDDTIARWGADRPALLSPTESWSYGDLLTRANQIAHELTAQGVVPGNRVLLRGPNTPWLAACWLGVLKAGAVAVATMPMLRAHELSKIIEASTPVIALCDHRYPEELQPFDLPLVPYGGDSSDDLAARCATRPGTFEDVDTAADDVALLAFTSGTTGRPKATMHFHRDLLAIADTFSRHLVKPRETDLFCGTPPLAFTFGLGGLLVFPLHAGAATLLIERATPTELADLVAEHHVTVLFTAPTAYRAILASDRRPLLSGLRRAVSAGEALPESVATDFHEATGHWLIDGIGSTEMLHVFISAADEDARPGATGRVVPGYRARIVDDNGRPVPDGTPGRLAVQGPTGCRYLADDRQTVFVEDGWNLTGDTYVRDSDGYFHYRARSDDMIVSSGYNIAGPEVEEVLLRHPDVLECAVVAAPDDARGSIVAAYVVLNEGVPADDAKVKELQDFAKSLAAPYKYPRRVEFIPDLPRNPSGKVQRYLLRRRAAEPVS
- a CDS encoding carboxylesterase/lipase family protein, encoding MHAAAGAVRGSVAPGHRLFQGIPYAAAPVGERRWQPPAPVDPWAGERDATKPGPRCPQAADGALTSEDCLYLNVWTPPVGETGRPVLVWLHGGAFLSGGGDRYGAARLVDRGDAVVVTLNYRLGALGFLADPSLGPEPGNYGFLDQQQALLWVRDNIESFGGDPNQVTIAGESAGGMSVCDHLVAPGSRGLFRAAIIQSGPCQAQATLPAAESKSVEYTAARGCADRRTAAECLRALPVGKLLTAPAYGSIAGIEMPGPVTGGSVLPGKVPATPMPVLLGTTHDEFTYFLAEQAAAGREVTRHGYPQALANVFPHADAVAREYPVDAFSGNASLAYAAAVTDSAFACPAAKLGSSLPSVSRYEFNDPTSPAAAALRAPFPLGATHTAELPYLFDFADQPTTFTPAQQRLADRMVDDWTAFVRGAPTGQAVAYRPGGSQPLTGFAQDHHCGFWASLR
- the metH gene encoding methionine synthase is translated as MTQNLRNLLDQRVVVLDGAWGTMLQGAGLAPEDYRADWLEGHEKDVTGDPDLLNLTRPDVVLDVHRQYLAAGADITTTNTFTATSIGQADYGLQDRVREMNLRAAELARQAADEFENRFVAGSIGPLNVTLSLSPRVEDPAFRAVTYEEVKASYAEQTKALADGGVDLLLIETIFDTLNCKAAITAAREVAPHLPLWISVTIVDLSGRTLSGQTVEAFWTSIAHARPLIVGVNCSLGAEEMRPHVEELAKLADTYTACHPNAGLPNAFGGYDQTPEETGGMLGEFAGAGMVNIVGGCCGTSPAHIAKIAEAVKGLPPRPVPAHEPSTRFSGLEPFKIGADTGFVMIGERTNVTGSAKFRRLIEAGDHQAAVDVALEQVRGGANLLDVNFDADLLESEREMTTFLNLIATEPEVARIPVMIDSSRWSVLEAGLRCVQGKGVVNSISLKEGEGPFLEQARRIHDYGAGVVVMAFDEKGQADTVERKVEICSRAYDLLTTQAGFAGEDIIFDPNVLAVATGISEHNGYAKAFIEALPLIKERCPGAHASGGISNLSFSFRGNNVVREAMHSAFLFHAVRAGLDMGIVNAGQLAVYEDIPKDLLELVEDVLFDRRPDATDRLVEFAETVKGSGTKRVVDLSWRENPVAERLSHALVHGIVDFIEDDTEEARQQFARPLEVIEGPLMDGMKIVGDLFGSGKMFLPQVVKSARVMKRSVAYLEPYMEAEKAKMQAEGRFDTSRGNGKVVLATVKGDVHDIGKNIVGVVLGCNNYEVIDLGVMVPAAKILDTAVAEHADVVGLSGLITPSLDEMVSVAQEMQRRGLKLPLLIGGATTSKQHTAVKIAPAYDHTTVHVLDASRVVGVVSDLLDTDRADALDTANRAEQQRLRIQHENRHSTPMLTVEQARANAEKVSFDEIPTPEFTGVRVVEPSIPQLREMIDWQFLFLAWELKGKYPAILDQPVARELFDDANQLLDEIIENGSFSARGAYAFWPAHSEGDDILLDGEYSDWKFPMLRQQTQKPDGRANRCLADYIAPAGSGDHLGGFAVAIHGAEDLAARYEAEHDDYRAIMVKALADRLAEAFAEYLHLEARRRWFEPDVQPDLADLHAERFRGIRPALGYPASPDHSEKKDLFELLGAEELGIGLTESYAMTPAAAVSGLIFAHPESRYFTVGRLGRDQMEDYARRRGEELSEVERWLRPNLAY
- a CDS encoding STAS domain-containing protein — its product is MASGDGQDAGDLEVSVRWRGPAAVVTVGGEIDLVTAPELGEFVGGVLEREPGVLVVDLRAVDFLSSSGLQVLAGAHRKLDAGALRVVSTSTVTSRPFTTTGLDEWIALFPSVDQALAGVAGAGG
- a CDS encoding FMN-binding glutamate synthase family protein, which gives rise to MARLSVVRIGLVAALVLLAAAAAAVSVAVSAWWWFLAAPLLVLAATGVYDVIQRRHSVLRNYPVLGHLRFLLESIRPELQQYFVERNFDGRPYDRDVRSIVYQRAKGTAAEEPFGTERDVYAEGYEFLVPSLAPVSVPEHAPRVRVGGPDCTRPYDMALLNVSAMSFGSLSSNAILALNQGAARGGFAHDTGEGGLSEYHLRGGGDLIWEIGTGYFGCRTSDGDFDPSAFADKAAHDAVKCVSLKLSQGAKPGMGGVLPGSKVNAEIARVREVPAGETVVSPPYHRVFSTPRELVRFIARMRELAGGKPTGFKLCVGSRVQVLAVCKAMLAEGVTPDFIVVDGAEGGTGAAPLEFADHLGTPLTEGLHIVHNALVGTGLRDRVRLGASGKVATGADVVKRLIQGADYTNAARAMMFAVGCIQSQRCHTNKCPVGVATQDPRRGRALDVADKTERVRRYQEATVASALRIMAAMGVSDPSELSPQLLRRRVDARTVLSYAEWYDWLEPGQLLAEPPREWAAEWAAADPDRFA
- a CDS encoding maleylpyruvate isomerase N-terminal domain-containing protein produces the protein MTVRAEDLDESLTCVSAALEPVTGGDWTRPAGDLEWDCRYTAEHLGDTLLSYAAQVVSRPSDRYVRFLAKADTDASPAELLEFALTGGRLLAAAVRSSQPDERAYHPTGRSDPAGFAAMGCVELLLHGDDLAQGLGASIDPPRDVCARVVARLFPEQEPVPDAWDALRWCAGRIALPGRPRRTGWKWRGSPLEDRSIPEE
- a CDS encoding ATP-binding protein; this translates as MDVQEGTRALSCHGIVAEPGALRALRHRLLAWALESGIPDDRAHDIVLAGYEALANVADHAYPGEPGLVDLDAVCRSDSVEVVIADHGEWRPPDEIEDDPVSVRGRGLLLVQATADRAEVRTSADGTVVTLGWKL